A single Capillibacterium thermochitinicola DNA region contains:
- the rplL gene encoding 50S ribosomal protein L7/L12, translated as MSKVNEVLEIVKGMSVLELNELVKAFEEEFGVSAAAPVAVAAPVAAGGAAAPAEEKTEFDVILASAGDKKINVIKVVRELTGLGLKEAKDLVDNAPKPLKEGISKKEAEELKAKLEEAGATVEIK; from the coding sequence CCAAAGTTAATGAAGTCTTAGAGATCGTTAAAGGCATGTCCGTATTGGAACTGAATGAACTGGTGAAAGCTTTTGAAGAAGAGTTTGGCGTTTCGGCGGCGGCTCCGGTGGCCGTGGCCGCACCGGTTGCTGCCGGTGGGGCGGCCGCGCCGGCGGAAGAGAAAACCGAGTTTGATGTGATTCTGGCTTCGGCCGGGGACAAGAAGATCAACGTGATCAAGGTTGTCCGCGAACTGACCGGTCTGGGCCTGAAAGAAGCCAAGGATCTGGTGGACAATGCGCCGAAACCTCTTAAAGAAGGAATCAGCAAGAAAGAAGCCGAAGAACTCAAGGCTAAACTGGAAGAGGCCGGCGCGACGGTTGAAATTAAATAA